The segment AATATTGACACCGAAAACAAaggtgttgaattttaatgGCAAATGTTATTCAATTTACTCAATTGAAAACCCCTGCAATCATTCTTTCTCGCCTCATGTATTCTGTGATTTTATCGTCAAGGACAAGATTCCATTAATTTTGCAAGGTTGTCACTGTCCTGTTTGCTCTTCTTTTTTAATAccattttacagggttttcctagtcagttttgaatattaaagttgttattACCCGtgtgcaagatgttaatccTCATCAATCTggtgtttcatttccatcatcataacttttaatttcttcagcatgattttcaacacgcctCAAACTGGattgaatttgacagttcgttGTGATGTGGTGAAAATCATATGTAAATACTGAAATTTCGTTTTTTCGATTCGAATCATTGAACACATTCATCACTgcgacagctgttgaaaaacatcttggaggcggtgaataattatgtgcacattcgaaagtgacttggagaACCCTGTAATACATACAGTGGTAGTGAAGTGTTAAAAATCacgctgaagaaattaaaaattattagaatggaaatgaaatatttgcgCGATGTGGAATAACTTCTTGTATCcgatgaaaaacaatgttaaCATTCGTATATCAAttggaaaatcctgtaaataattttaaaaagcattttgaattgaagtcaaataaagttaaatttaatttgctaCATGGTGGTGCAGCTGTACCTTAATTGTACTGTCAATAACATTAAAATTACCTGGTGAGGTTATTGAAACACGTATATTTCAAGTTATTCTTTATTGCAgagaatatttcatttttgtgattttttttgccaataTATTGTTCAAATGCAATAGAAAAAGTGCGGTTTTATGTCCAAAATTTTCCGATACTCAAGAATTGTtgaaaaaaggataaaaccTAGGCAAGTTTATCATTATGAAACGCAGTGTAGATAGAGCGAATGGAAATGCGTGACGTAGATGCGTTTTTTGGTTCGATTTCCGTTCCATGCTGGCTGCTGTAACTTTAATGTAATTATGTGTTTTTGGTATTTGTTGTTCTCGTTGGTCTTTTTGCTTCACATCGATAAAACGTAACTGTagtataaatatttatgtaaatgtgtgtatgtgtgttgtggaGCACGATAACAAAATAATGAATGGGAGTTAAACGTTTCCTAAACAAATGTTTCTCACTGTATTAATCGCTGTTACGCTCTGCACGATCTTAGACATTCTGCGGtctggatgtgtgtgtgtgtgtgtgtgtgtgtgtgtgtttgtgtgtgtgtgtgtgtgtgtgtgtgtgtgtgtttgtgtgtgtgtgagagtttgAGTGTGTTAGAGATTTTTATTATTGGCAGATTGGAAGCCACACGGAGCATACAACCCAAATTTGGAagcaatttatcaaaaaaaccCGAGTTCCattcattacagggtttctctcCCTTGCTCAATCCTCAATGCATAATTTATTTgtacacaattttttttcttcaaaaactcTGTGATTGAGGTGAGCTACCCTACAATGAagggaccaaaaaaaaaacaatcaaaaacaacaatcaaacCTCATCTCATAAACCTAAAAAGatccttttgtgtgtgtgtgtgcgcgcgcgtgtgtgtatgtcttgCATTCCAGTACAACTATACTTACTTTtttcgattgtgtgtgtgtttgtgtgtgtgtgctgttttacGGCATACCCTGTCGTTCGGCGAACGCTTCCCACCCCTCTCTCCTTGCAGGCGCTGCCTGTGCGAGCTGGCAAAGCAGATCGGATTTTCGCCCCAGGCCCGGGACATCTTCCAGCTCGAGGGTCAAATCTCCAGCTACCGGCATCTGGTGCGTGTGAAATGTTTTGCCAAACAGCGACCGAACAAAAAGCGCACAATTTGCTCACTTCCCCCCTTTTTTCACTTCCCCTTTCCAGCAACCGGACGTGGTGCGGCGCGACATACGGTTCGCCCGGTCGCTGCAGCTCGCGACCAAGGTGAAGGTTCCGTTCCCGCACTCGCTGTCGGTGGTGATGCGCGAAATCAACAACGGCTCGCTGCAGCTGCTGACCCAGGGCACGGCGGACATCGTGCTGGACTGCTGCGACGACTACTGGGACGGGCACGATCTGCAGCCGCTGACCGAGAAGGAGCGCAAGCGGGCGCAGGACTTCTACCAGCGGTCCGCCCTCACCGCCTACTGTACCGCGTTCGCGTACCGGCCCCTGCGCCACGGCATCAGCGGGGCGCTGTCCGGGGGGCCGAAGGCGGGCGGCAGCGTCGCCTATCTGGAGCTGCCGCCGGAGACGAAGCACCGGCGGGATCTGTATCGGCGCGAAAACTACAGCGACCTGGTGGTGACCGGCGGCGGCGCTCATCAGTCGCTCATCGGCGGCTACGTGGATGATGGTGCCGATGggggtggcggcggtggtggtggcaccaTCGCTGGGACGGCCGGGCCGCGGGCCGGCAGCGTGGCCGGGCTGGGCAGCGTGGCCCCGCTCGCGCACCATTCCATCTCGACCGACTCGCTGCTGTTCAACGACAGCCGGGACGACGACATCTCGGACGTGGACGGGTGCTACCGGATGCAGTGCCACCAGGTGTTTATTGGCATGGTGACGATGCAGTACCAGGCGCAGACCGACATCGTGCAGCTGATCGAGCGGCTCGAGCGGGCCTGCATCCGCTTCGTGCACTTCAGCAAGGAGAACGAGCTGCGGTCGCGCGTGTTCTCCGAGAAGATGGGGCTGGAGAGTGGGTGGAACTGTCACATCTCGCTGCTGAGCGACGGGGACAGCCGGGCGTCCTCGCCGGCGCGGGACGAGTGCGGCGAGTCCGGCACGGGCGACCCGTGTGGGGGGGGGCCCGAGCGGGTCCGGCTGCTCGACGTGCCGCTGTCGCTCGAGTCGTCCAGGGCGCTCAGCTCGTCGGCCCCGTGTGCTATCTCCAATCCGGACACGAACAGCCTGCTGGAGCCGGGACAGGGCGCCCCTGGCCGCACCTCGCCCGCCCCGAGCGAGCGTTCGTCgtccggcggtggcggcggcggcggcggcgaggACCAGGACCCGAAGCACGGGAAGGCGGTGAGCGTCGGCGGCCACTGCCGGTCGCTCAGCTGCCTCACCGACAGCACCGAGCAGAGTGCGCCGATCAACTTCGACATGTCGAACCGGGCGAAGCTGCCGCGCGGCATCGAGAACATCCGGCCGCACCTGGAGCACGTGGACAAcgtgccgctgctggtgtCGCTCTTCACCGACTGCTCGGCGGAGGCGACGCGCGAGATGCTCAACATCATGCAGCAGTACGGCGAGATCGTGGTGTGCCTCGGCTCGTCCGCCTCCAACTCCAACTCGGAGATCTTCCTGCAGGGCGACTGCTCGATCGCGATCGAGCCGCTCTACCCGCAGGTCTGCCAGGAGTACCCGGCGTACAGCGAGTCGAACATCTACAACAACCGGGCCCGGTTGCGGCCCGatgctggcggtggtggtggtgatagcGACGAAAGCCAGCAACAGAAAGAGCGTCGGGAGGGGCCGCTGCCCGATCGGTGCAACACCATCTCGCCGGTCTACCTCAGCCGCATCCTCAACTCgatctcctgctcgatcgcgACCTGCCGGGACGATCCGATCTCGATCGTGGCGGTGATCGAGCTGTCCCGCCGCTTCATGGCCGGCCTGTGGAGCTGCGTGCAGTACTGGGCGTGCTGTGGCGCGTCGCTCGCCATCATGAACACGGTCACCGCGATCCTGTCCCTGCCGCCGATGGTCGTGCCGCTGCACACGCTCTACCTGATGTGCATCGTGGTGCCGCTCGTCGCCCTCACGCTGCTGCGCGTCGAGCCGGACCCGGCGCTGATGAAGCGGGCGACGGGCAAGAAGCAGAAGACGCTCAGCTCCCGCCTGGTGCTGTTTGTGCTGTGGTGCTACGGCATCAAGTTTGCGCTCGCCatcctggtgctggtgctcgCCTACTGCACCTTTCTGTCCCACCCGATCGAGCTGTTtgccggcggtggcggtggcgctgGATCACTCGCGGACGCCCCGTCCGCCGGCACGACCCGGGCCGTGGTGCAGCGGGACGCGGCCGAGACGGAGCGGGCGCTGGCGGGCGACCTGCACGTCGCCCGCTCCTTCATACTGCTCGGCATCGTGCTGCACTTCGTCACCATCTCGGCGTCGTTCGTGCACCGCGACTACAACTGCTTCAAGCGCAGCCCGCTCACCAACCTCTGCTGGGTGTCGGTCGtcgccctgctgctgctggtgcatcTCGGGCTGGCCGTGCTGCAGCTCTGCACCGACGACCATCTGTGGCGCGAGATGGAGCGCGTCTGGCCGATCGTGCTCGGCATCGTGCTGACCGTGCTCGTCACCTTTGCCGCGAGCGAGTTCTTCAAGTGGGAGGAAATCAAGTGAGTGGCACAGTGTGGACGAATTGCGAATGGGAAATAATTGTTctctctgtgtttgttttttttttgttttagggtCAACAATCGCTACATACGGCGTGCTAGACTAGACTTTGGCACCAAGCTCGGCATGAATTCGCCCTTTTAAAGCGCCAGCGTCAATTTGCAATCGGAACGATATAGATTTTATTTAAGGAACGGTGCAGGCAGGTGCTTACATGTGCATTTTTTGGTCACGGGCTCACAAGCGACAAGGCGAGCGTGCCTCTCCACTAGCCCAGCGCGTATCCTCTATGTGTTACTGTGTTATagatttttgtttagttttgttttaattttatcactcaaaacgcttcaaaactCCCTTCGAAGCAGGGGGCGGGAGCAAGATTTTAGTCACGATTTAATGTATTCAAGGTAGTGCAATCAATCAGTGGGCAGTACTCTGTCCGTGCGTTCCTGTCCTGTTGGAGGAGCGGGTTGTGGGTCGCGCCATTTCGTTTCGACGTATTTTAGCGCACGCAAGgcaggacaaaaacacaaacacacaacaatcaATAGAAACTATGCCGTATGTATTCATGTATAAAtcaacttttgttttttttttttgcaaatgctCCGTGCAGCGGACAACGGACAAATgcaaaagaaataataaaaaaaaaaacaaaatcaaacaaacaagctaACGCA is part of the Anopheles gambiae chromosome X, idAnoGambNW_F1_1, whole genome shotgun sequence genome and harbors:
- the LOC1271644 gene encoding transmembrane protein 94 isoform X3, whose protein sequence is MVAGSCEPAANEQPGLGTAEALQRLHDDIESMLRGYEERYRRQHWAEKVRSSLVGSSTSPLGWFPVLASLLCALSLTVTGYYWSAGLLLVLLVLTIALVVRENNLRRTEIYRKLRTVLHEIRLGVRLCPDWTVDNYPHLCSPLSPCVTLQWTYRDGRIVNLPWALLVRGDHIVMRPGQVSPGTCREVGGRGRRFKCGETYGLQQPTEPPVKPIARSPLPDLVCAVEATPYLDILRKSLDCFLDRPKTIINQQRELLVSRCLQRWGFGLILFLTVSIGILRNVGLYLQGKLPTNWMNVFLLNPTAAVLPLLPLVFPLLWVAINLWGVARLETLLSIPQAVMRAQAQKSFAEDLDTPTCDLDHVKLPRRTVFFYWWQLLKGRSELLGRSASVVQVLGTITALCCVDKKGILSWPNPTAEKVFFLRNAREGDLNTDQSEQSSLNSQSSQKEPLGAIAEVLDLTHDQHSPFKLEFDDHDFKNHLTSLKPLGIAILVNTCCPLTQAHYAKFCGHVTAAAMLDKDLVPVTNRYAIVESSLNCFMHGRCLCELAKQIGFSPQARDIFQLEGQISSYRHLQPDVVRRDIRFARSLQLATKVKVPFPHSLSVVMREINNGSLQLLTQGTADIVLDCCDDYWDGHDLQPLTEKERKRAQDFYQRSALTAYCTAFAYRPLRHGISGALSGGPKAGGSVAYLELPPETKHRRDLYRRENYSDLVVTGGGAHQSLIGGYVDDGADGGGGGGGGTIAGTAGPRAGSVAGLGSVAPLAHHSISTDSLLFNDSRDDDISDVDGCYRMQCHQVFIGMVTMQYQAQTDIVQLIERLERACIRFVHFSKENELRSRVFSEKMGLESGWNCHISLLSDGDSRASSPARDECGESGTGDPCGGGPERVRLLDVPLSLESSRALSSSAPCAISNPDTNSLLEPGQGAPGRTSPAPSERSSSGGGGGGGGEDQDPKHGKAVSVGGHCRSLSCLTDSTEQSAPINFDMSNRAKLPRGIENIRPHLEHVDNVPLLVSLFTDCSAEATREMLNIMQQYGEIVVCLGSSASNSNSEIFLQGDCSIAIEPLYPQVCQEYPAYSESNIYNNRARLRPDAGGGGGDSDESQQQKERREGPLPDRCNTISPVYLSRILNSISCSIATCRDDPISIVAVIELSRRFMAGLWSCVQYWACCGASLAIMNTVTAILSLPPMVVPLHTLYLMCIVVPLVALTLLRVEPDPALMKRATGKKQKTLSSRLVLFVLWCYGIKFALAILVLVLAYCTFLSHPIELFAGGGGGAGSLADAPSAGTTRAVVQRDAAETERALAGDLHVARSFILLGIVLHFVTISASFVHRDYNCFKRSPLTNLCWVSVVALLLLVHLGLAVLQLCTDDHLWREMERVWPIVLGIVLTVLVTFAASEFFKWEEIKVNNRYIRRARLDFGTKLGMNSPF
- the LOC1271644 gene encoding transmembrane protein 94 isoform X4, whose translation is MVAGSCEPAANEQPGLGTAEALQRLHDDIESMLRGYEERYRRQHWAEKVRSSLVGSSTSPLGWFPVLASLLCALSLTVTGYYWSAGLLLVLLVLTIALVVRENNLRRTEIYRKLRTVLHEIRLGVRLCPDWTVDNYPHLCSPLSPCVTLQWTYRDGRIVNLPWALLVRGDHIVMRPGQVSPGTCREVGGRGRRFKCGETYGLQQPTEPPVKPIARSPLPDLVCAVEATPYLDILRKSLDCFLDRPKTIINQQRELLVSRCLQRWGFGLILFLTVSIGILRNVGLYLQGKLPTNWMNVFLLNPTAAVLPLLPLVFPLLWVAINLWGVARLETLLSIPQAVMRAQAQKSFAEDLDTPTCDLDHVKLPRRTVFFYWWQLLKGRSELLGRSASVVQVLGTITALCCVDKKGILSWPNPTAEKVFFLRNAREGDLNTDQSEQSSLNSQSSQKEPLGAIAEVLDLTHDQHSPFKLEFDDHDFKNHLTSLKPLGIAILVNTCCPLTQAHYAKFCGHVTAAAMLDKDLVPVTNRRCLCELAKQIGFSPQARDIFQLEGQISSYRHLQPDVVRRDIRFARSLQLATKVKVPFPHSLSVVMREINNGSLQLLTQGTADIVLDCCDDYWDGHDLQPLTEKERKRAQDFYQRSALTAYCTAFAYRPLRHGISGALSGGPKAGGSVAYLELPPETKHRRDLYRRENYSDLVVTGGGAHQSLIGGYVDDGADGGGGGGGGTIAGTAGPRAGSVAGLGSVAPLAHHSISTDSLLFNDSRDDDISDVDGCYRMQCHQVFIGMVTMQYQAQTDIVQLIERLERACIRFVHFSKENELRSRVFSEKMGLESGWNCHISLLSDGDSRASSPARDECGESGTGDPCGGGPERVRLLDVPLSLESSRALSSSAPCAISNPDTNSLLEPGQGAPGRTSPAPSERSSSGGGGGGGGEDQDPKHGKAVSVGGHCRSLSCLTDSTEQSAPINFDMSNRAKLPRGIENIRPHLEHVDNVPLLVSLFTDCSAEATREMLNIMQQYGEIVVCLGSSASNSNSEIFLQGDCSIAIEPLYPQVCQEYPAYSESNIYNNRARLRPDAGGGGGDSDESQQQKERREGPLPDRCNTISPVYLSRILNSISCSIATCRDDPISIVAVIELSRRFMAGLWSCVQYWACCGASLAIMNTVTAILSLPPMVVPLHTLYLMCIVVPLVALTLLRVEPDPALMKRATGKKQKTLSSRLVLFVLWCYGIKFALAILVLVLAYCTFLSHPIELFAGGGGGAGSLADAPSAGTTRAVVQRDAAETERALAGDLHVARSFILLGIVLHFVTISASFVHRDYNCFKRSPLTNLCWVSVVALLLLVHLGLAVLQLCTDDHLWREMERVWPIVLGIVLTVLVTFAASEFFKWEEIKVNNRYIRRARLDFGTKLGMNSPF
- the LOC1271644 gene encoding transmembrane protein 94 isoform X1; amino-acid sequence: MVAGSCEPAANEQPGLGTAEALQRLHDDIESMLRGYEERYRRQHWAEKVRSSLVGSSTSPLGWFPVLASLLCALSLTVTGYYWSAGLLLVLLVLTIALVVRENNLRRTEIYRKLRTVLHEIRLGVRLCPDWTVDNYPHLCSPLSPCVTLQWTYRDGRIVNLPWALLVRGDHIVMRPGQVSPGTCREVGGRGRRFKCGETYGLQQPTEPPVKPIARSPLPDLVCAVEATPYLDILRKSLDCFLDRPKTIINQQRELLVSRCLQRWGFGLILFLTVSIGILRNVGLYLQGKLPTNWMNVFLLNPTAAVLPLLPLVFPLLWVAINLWGVARLETLLSIPQAVMRAQAQKSFAEDLDTPTCDLDHVKLPRRTVFFYWWQLLKGRSELLGRSASVVQVLGTITALCCVDKKGILSWPNPTAEKVFFLRNAREGDLNTDQSEQSSLNSQCCLEHYHPLSHIIELSSQKEPLGAIAEVLDLTHDQHSPFKLEFDDHDFKNHLTSLKPLGIAILVNTCCPLTQAHYAKFCGHVTAAAMLDKDLVPVTNRYAIVESSLNCFMHGRCLCELAKQIGFSPQARDIFQLEGQISSYRHLQPDVVRRDIRFARSLQLATKVKVPFPHSLSVVMREINNGSLQLLTQGTADIVLDCCDDYWDGHDLQPLTEKERKRAQDFYQRSALTAYCTAFAYRPLRHGISGALSGGPKAGGSVAYLELPPETKHRRDLYRRENYSDLVVTGGGAHQSLIGGYVDDGADGGGGGGGGTIAGTAGPRAGSVAGLGSVAPLAHHSISTDSLLFNDSRDDDISDVDGCYRMQCHQVFIGMVTMQYQAQTDIVQLIERLERACIRFVHFSKENELRSRVFSEKMGLESGWNCHISLLSDGDSRASSPARDECGESGTGDPCGGGPERVRLLDVPLSLESSRALSSSAPCAISNPDTNSLLEPGQGAPGRTSPAPSERSSSGGGGGGGGEDQDPKHGKAVSVGGHCRSLSCLTDSTEQSAPINFDMSNRAKLPRGIENIRPHLEHVDNVPLLVSLFTDCSAEATREMLNIMQQYGEIVVCLGSSASNSNSEIFLQGDCSIAIEPLYPQVCQEYPAYSESNIYNNRARLRPDAGGGGGDSDESQQQKERREGPLPDRCNTISPVYLSRILNSISCSIATCRDDPISIVAVIELSRRFMAGLWSCVQYWACCGASLAIMNTVTAILSLPPMVVPLHTLYLMCIVVPLVALTLLRVEPDPALMKRATGKKQKTLSSRLVLFVLWCYGIKFALAILVLVLAYCTFLSHPIELFAGGGGGAGSLADAPSAGTTRAVVQRDAAETERALAGDLHVARSFILLGIVLHFVTISASFVHRDYNCFKRSPLTNLCWVSVVALLLLVHLGLAVLQLCTDDHLWREMERVWPIVLGIVLTVLVTFAASEFFKWEEIKVNNRYIRRARLDFGTKLGMNSPF
- the LOC1271644 gene encoding transmembrane protein 94 isoform X2, whose product is MVAGSCEPAANEQPGLGTAEALQRLHDDIESMLRGYEERYRRQHWAEKVRSSLVGSSTSPLGWFPVLASLLCALSLTVTGYYWSAGLLLVLLVLTIALVVRENNLRRTEIYRKLRTVLHEIRLGVRLCPDWTVDNYPHLCSPLSPCVTLQWTYRDGRIVNLPWALLVRGDHIVMRPGQVSPGTCREVGGRGRRFKCGETYGLQQPTEPPVKPIARSPLPDLVCAVEATPYLDILRKSLDCFLDRPKTIINQQRELLVSRCLQRWGFGLILFLTVSIGILRNVGLYLQGKLPTNWMNVFLLNPTAAVLPLLPLVFPLLWVAINLWGVARLETLLSIPQAVMRAQAQKSFAEDLDTPTCDLDHVKLPRRTVFFYWWQLLKGRSELLGRSASVVQVLGTITALCCVDKKGILSWPNPTAEKVFFLRNAREGDLNTDQSEQSSLNSQCCLEHYHPLSHIIELSSQKEPLGAIAEVLDLTHDQHSPFKLEFDDHDFKNHLTSLKPLGIAILVNTCCPLTQAHYAKFCGHVTAAAMLDKDLVPVTNRRCLCELAKQIGFSPQARDIFQLEGQISSYRHLQPDVVRRDIRFARSLQLATKVKVPFPHSLSVVMREINNGSLQLLTQGTADIVLDCCDDYWDGHDLQPLTEKERKRAQDFYQRSALTAYCTAFAYRPLRHGISGALSGGPKAGGSVAYLELPPETKHRRDLYRRENYSDLVVTGGGAHQSLIGGYVDDGADGGGGGGGGTIAGTAGPRAGSVAGLGSVAPLAHHSISTDSLLFNDSRDDDISDVDGCYRMQCHQVFIGMVTMQYQAQTDIVQLIERLERACIRFVHFSKENELRSRVFSEKMGLESGWNCHISLLSDGDSRASSPARDECGESGTGDPCGGGPERVRLLDVPLSLESSRALSSSAPCAISNPDTNSLLEPGQGAPGRTSPAPSERSSSGGGGGGGGEDQDPKHGKAVSVGGHCRSLSCLTDSTEQSAPINFDMSNRAKLPRGIENIRPHLEHVDNVPLLVSLFTDCSAEATREMLNIMQQYGEIVVCLGSSASNSNSEIFLQGDCSIAIEPLYPQVCQEYPAYSESNIYNNRARLRPDAGGGGGDSDESQQQKERREGPLPDRCNTISPVYLSRILNSISCSIATCRDDPISIVAVIELSRRFMAGLWSCVQYWACCGASLAIMNTVTAILSLPPMVVPLHTLYLMCIVVPLVALTLLRVEPDPALMKRATGKKQKTLSSRLVLFVLWCYGIKFALAILVLVLAYCTFLSHPIELFAGGGGGAGSLADAPSAGTTRAVVQRDAAETERALAGDLHVARSFILLGIVLHFVTISASFVHRDYNCFKRSPLTNLCWVSVVALLLLVHLGLAVLQLCTDDHLWREMERVWPIVLGIVLTVLVTFAASEFFKWEEIKVNNRYIRRARLDFGTKLGMNSPF